One window of Candidatus Eisenbacteria bacterium genomic DNA carries:
- a CDS encoding YtcA family lipoprotein produces MREGHATSLPRKSSASSRALRPPCVESCRAYRRGLAVAGLLVAVPGCGLAPSVNILGSFFPAWLISIVIGVVLTIVTRQVFIALGIASQLSPAPLVYLALAGFWIFATWLLLFGS; encoded by the coding sequence ATGCGCGAGGGCCACGCGACATCACTGCCGAGGAAGAGCTCGGCGAGCAGCCGCGCCCTTCGACCACCATGCGTCGAGTCGTGTCGCGCGTACCGGCGCGGCCTCGCGGTCGCCGGCCTGCTCGTCGCGGTTCCCGGCTGCGGCCTGGCCCCGTCCGTCAACATCCTCGGCTCCTTCTTCCCGGCATGGCTCATCTCCATCGTCATCGGGGTCGTGCTGACGATCGTCACTCGGCAGGTGTTCATAGCATTGGGCATCGCTTCGCAGCTCAGTCCGGCGCCGCTGGTGTACCTGGCTCTCGCCGGTTTCTGGATCTTCGCCACGTGGCTTCTCCTGTTCGGAAGCTAG
- the malQ gene encoding 4-alpha-glucanotransferase, which translates to MSDERRPSLSPFPPGYRASGLLLHVTSLPSSYGVGDVGPAALEWIDRLHEAGQGWWQALPLGPTGYGDSPYQPQSSFVGNALLISPDWLIEDGLVRPSDREHRRFSATAVDYEAVVPFKHHMLETAWAAFRAGARPDLRDRFAEFSTEHAHWLDDYALFRALKAKYEGRHYLEWPAELVKREPATLAQARRDLRNQVDQIRFAQFLLCRQAERLKAHAHAKGVHLIGDLPFFVSPDSSDVWANPELFLLDAQHRPRFVAGVPPDYFSAEGQLWGNPVYDWDMLRETGYRWCIDRVRALLAYVDAIRLDHFRGFAAAWHVPAGAPTARPGRWIAGPGASFFSAVQTELGALPFIAEDLGMITPDVLALRDEFHVPGTRVLQFAFDGHADNPYLPDNYVANTVVYTGTHDNPTTRGWYEDLPDGQRQELRHYLERHGEERGDASSVLMRLAWSSVAALAIAPLQDLLNLGSEARMNVPGRAAGNWRWRCTGEMLSGSAFEWLRKLTTASHRSGAPA; encoded by the coding sequence ATGAGCGACGAGCGCCGACCAAGCCTCTCCCCGTTTCCGCCGGGGTATCGCGCGTCGGGCTTGCTGTTGCACGTCACATCGCTGCCGTCGTCGTATGGCGTCGGCGACGTGGGGCCCGCTGCACTCGAGTGGATCGACCGGCTCCACGAGGCGGGGCAGGGTTGGTGGCAGGCGCTGCCCCTCGGTCCGACCGGGTATGGCGACTCCCCGTACCAGCCACAGTCCTCCTTCGTCGGCAACGCGCTCCTGATCAGCCCCGACTGGCTGATCGAGGACGGCCTGGTGAGGCCGAGCGACCGGGAGCATCGGCGATTCTCGGCGACGGCGGTCGACTACGAGGCCGTCGTCCCGTTCAAGCACCACATGCTCGAGACGGCATGGGCCGCCTTTCGTGCGGGAGCGCGCCCGGATCTGCGTGACCGCTTTGCAGAGTTCTCCACCGAACACGCCCACTGGCTCGACGACTACGCCCTGTTCCGAGCGCTCAAAGCAAAGTACGAGGGGCGCCACTACCTCGAGTGGCCAGCCGAATTGGTGAAGCGCGAGCCCGCCACCCTCGCACAGGCTCGTCGAGATCTGAGGAACCAGGTCGATCAGATCCGCTTTGCCCAGTTTCTCCTGTGCCGTCAGGCGGAGCGCCTGAAGGCACATGCCCATGCCAAGGGCGTCCATTTGATCGGAGATCTACCCTTCTTCGTGTCGCCCGACTCGAGCGACGTATGGGCGAATCCGGAACTCTTTCTCCTCGACGCGCAGCACCGGCCGCGGTTCGTCGCCGGAGTGCCGCCAGATTATTTCAGCGCCGAGGGGCAGCTCTGGGGAAACCCCGTCTACGACTGGGACATGCTTCGGGAGACCGGCTACCGATGGTGCATCGACCGCGTGCGGGCGCTCCTGGCCTACGTGGACGCCATTCGCTTGGATCATTTCCGGGGGTTCGCGGCTGCTTGGCACGTTCCGGCCGGGGCACCGACGGCCCGTCCCGGGCGCTGGATAGCGGGGCCGGGCGCCTCCTTCTTCAGTGCGGTGCAGACCGAGCTCGGAGCGCTACCGTTCATCGCCGAGGATCTCGGGATGATCACGCCCGATGTGCTTGCGCTCCGCGACGAATTTCACGTGCCCGGTACACGGGTGCTTCAATTCGCCTTCGACGGCCATGCGGACAATCCGTACTTGCCCGACAACTACGTCGCCAACACGGTGGTCTACACGGGCACCCACGACAATCCGACGACGCGCGGCTGGTATGAGGACCTGCCGGATGGCCAGCGGCAGGAGCTCCGGCACTACCTCGAGCGCCACGGCGAGGAGAGGGGCGACGCCTCCTCAGTGCTGATGCGCCTCGCATGGTCGTCGGTGGCCGCGCTCGCCATCGCTCCGTTGCAGGACCTCCTGAATCTCGGGAGCGAAGCCCGGATGAACGTGCCCGGTCGGGCCGCGGGCAACTGGCGCTGGCGCTGCACCGGGGAGATGCTGTCGGGCTCGGCGTTCGAGTGGCTGCGGAAGCTGACGACGGCATCCCACCGTTCCGGTGCTCCTGCGTGA
- a CDS encoding GNAT family N-acetyltransferase, whose translation MPRLPETILGRLLDVDEWNHVAIAAESAAVAPREGDPFGAARFIRLAAAPHAAEAAVVVADHLQRRGLGRLLLRALGAAARERGITMFRAEVLAVNVGVTALIRELGGDARPVSVGGAVAVYEVPLPDAPSEEGA comes from the coding sequence ATGCCACGGCTGCCCGAGACGATCCTCGGTCGGCTCCTGGACGTGGACGAGTGGAACCATGTGGCGATCGCCGCGGAATCGGCGGCGGTGGCTCCTCGGGAGGGCGACCCGTTTGGTGCCGCCCGCTTCATTCGCCTCGCGGCGGCACCGCACGCCGCGGAGGCGGCCGTCGTGGTGGCCGACCACCTGCAACGGCGCGGCCTCGGGAGACTTCTCCTGCGCGCACTCGGTGCGGCCGCACGCGAGCGCGGCATCACGATGTTTCGCGCCGAGGTCCTGGCCGTGAACGTGGGCGTCACGGCGCTCATTCGGGAGCTCGGCGGCGACGCGCGACCGGTCTCGGTCGGAGGCGCCGTCGCGGTGTATGAGGTTCCGCTGCCCGACGCTCCGTCGGAAGAAGGCGCGTAG
- a CDS encoding glycosyltransferase, protein MNVVDSARLFERKLHHARQRALLRDAVRRVSMLDGDRVAIELDDPTGRGGEQLLDAAISHASFAEQIGGEVAGAVPELAIAILIVGSRGDVQPFLPIAQRLAQDGHRVRLATHAVFREFVESHGIEFFPLAGDPRELMEYMVLTGGHLIPHHLDQLLEQVPRKREMMSEILASTWAACTEPDPGRLDAVPFVADAVIANPPTQGHIHVAQALHAPLHIMFTMPWSPTNAFAHPFTHVMSEAHVRIVNRLSFEAFDLLTWLGLSDLVNEFRERTLGLERIHLGEHGASLVHELAVPHAYLWSPSVLAKPDDWGPEIDVTGFVFLDEAARFEPPDALREFLAAGDPPVYVGFGSCPAPDPVALTTTIFDGLERAGVRGVVARGWAKLGTGSVPPNVHLVDDLPHDWLFPRCAAVCHHGGAGTTAAGLRSGLPTIVVPFFGDQYFWGRIVAESGAGPEPVPIGALTAETLAEAITFALRPEVRARAVALGEKVRAQPGHEEAVEAFYKRLPLASMRCSLDASHVARRQCDECGLVSCRLCDAVVHDDPARATHRRRPLGHVAWDVAGSPSLVERLERALVIDTHEASEPEPEQTRGTIQSVLLREGDSIAAKLHGRPMPVVVDRATRDRILERFESMHRDRVRLPAPVG, encoded by the coding sequence ATGAACGTCGTGGACTCGGCGCGTCTCTTCGAGCGAAAGCTGCACCACGCACGCCAGCGCGCGCTCCTCCGTGATGCGGTTCGGAGGGTGTCGATGCTCGATGGAGACCGCGTTGCAATCGAGCTCGACGATCCGACCGGGAGAGGCGGCGAACAGCTCCTCGATGCCGCCATCTCTCACGCATCATTTGCGGAGCAGATCGGCGGTGAAGTGGCGGGGGCAGTGCCCGAGCTCGCGATCGCCATCTTGATCGTCGGTTCCCGAGGCGACGTCCAGCCCTTCCTCCCGATCGCGCAGCGTCTGGCGCAGGATGGCCATCGCGTGCGCCTCGCGACCCATGCGGTATTTCGCGAGTTCGTGGAGTCCCACGGCATCGAGTTCTTCCCCCTCGCGGGCGATCCACGCGAGCTGATGGAGTACATGGTGCTGACGGGCGGCCACCTCATTCCGCACCACCTCGATCAGCTCCTGGAGCAGGTGCCGCGCAAGCGCGAGATGATGTCCGAGATCCTCGCGTCCACGTGGGCCGCGTGCACCGAACCCGACCCGGGACGGCTTGATGCGGTGCCGTTCGTGGCCGATGCGGTGATCGCGAACCCGCCGACCCAGGGACACATCCACGTGGCGCAGGCGCTGCATGCGCCGCTGCACATCATGTTCACCATGCCCTGGAGCCCGACCAACGCCTTCGCACATCCCTTCACCCACGTGATGTCCGAGGCGCATGTCCGCATCGTGAACCGTCTCTCCTTCGAGGCCTTCGACCTGCTCACCTGGCTCGGGCTCTCGGACCTCGTGAACGAATTTCGCGAACGAACCCTCGGCCTCGAGCGGATTCATCTGGGCGAGCACGGCGCGAGTCTGGTCCACGAGCTGGCCGTGCCGCATGCCTACCTCTGGTCCCCGAGTGTGCTCGCCAAGCCGGACGATTGGGGACCTGAAATCGACGTCACGGGTTTCGTTTTTCTCGACGAGGCCGCTCGCTTCGAGCCGCCGGATGCGCTGCGGGAGTTCCTGGCGGCAGGCGATCCACCTGTCTACGTCGGGTTTGGTTCGTGCCCGGCGCCCGATCCCGTAGCGCTCACGACGACCATCTTCGACGGCCTCGAGCGGGCAGGGGTCCGCGGGGTCGTGGCCCGGGGCTGGGCGAAGCTCGGTACGGGCTCCGTCCCTCCGAACGTGCATCTCGTGGACGATCTTCCGCACGACTGGCTGTTCCCACGCTGCGCTGCGGTCTGCCACCACGGAGGCGCCGGCACCACCGCGGCCGGCCTGCGCAGCGGGCTGCCGACGATCGTGGTGCCCTTCTTCGGCGACCAGTATTTCTGGGGCCGGATCGTTGCCGAGTCCGGCGCGGGACCGGAACCCGTACCGATCGGCGCGCTCACGGCGGAGACACTGGCCGAGGCGATCACGTTCGCGTTGCGGCCCGAGGTGCGTGCGCGGGCGGTCGCGCTCGGCGAGAAGGTGCGTGCGCAGCCGGGACACGAGGAAGCCGTGGAGGCCTTCTACAAGCGGCTGCCGCTCGCCTCGATGCGCTGCAGCCTCGACGCTTCGCACGTGGCCCGCCGCCAATGCGACGAATGCGGCCTCGTGTCCTGCCGGCTTTGCGACGCCGTCGTCCATGACGATCCCGCGCGGGCCACGCACCGGCGTCGGCCCCTCGGCCACGTGGCGTGGGACGTGGCGGGCTCGCCCTCCTTGGTGGAGCGGCTGGAGCGTGCGCTCGTGATCGACACGCACGAGGCCAGCGAGCCGGAACCCGAGCAGACCCGTGGAACGATTCAGAGCGTGCTCCTTCGTGAGGGGGACTCCATCGCGGCGAAGCTTCACGGGCGTCCCATGCCGGTGGTCGTGGACAGGGCGACGCGTGACAGGATCCTCGAACGCTTCGAGTCCATGCATCGCGACCGCGTGCGTCTGCCCGCGCCTGTAGGCTGA
- a CDS encoding response regulator has protein sequence MTDAEATVFIVDDDPSVRRSTERLVRSMGLNVQTFASAKEFMDHARVDHPSCLVLDVHLPGLSGLDLQRELAQSGLQIPIIFITGRGSIPMSVRAMKEGAVEFLTKPTRSHDLLAAIRAAIERDRASQRARHDVDALRDRYARLTAREREVMALVIAGRPNKQIASELATTERTVKFHRAHVMEKMEADSVADLVRMAGQLGLAPQD, from the coding sequence GTGACCGATGCGGAAGCGACCGTATTCATCGTCGACGACGATCCTTCGGTCCGGCGGTCGACCGAGCGCCTCGTGCGCTCGATGGGATTGAACGTCCAGACGTTCGCGTCCGCGAAGGAGTTCATGGACCACGCGCGGGTGGACCATCCGTCGTGCCTCGTGCTCGACGTCCACCTTCCGGGGCTGAGCGGTCTCGACCTGCAGCGGGAGCTCGCGCAGTCCGGCCTGCAGATCCCGATCATCTTCATCACCGGGCGCGGCAGCATCCCGATGTCGGTACGCGCGATGAAGGAGGGCGCGGTCGAGTTCCTGACCAAGCCGACACGCTCGCACGACCTGCTCGCCGCCATCCGAGCCGCGATCGAGCGCGATCGCGCGTCCCAGCGGGCGCGCCACGACGTCGATGCCTTGCGCGATCGTTACGCGCGGCTCACGGCGCGCGAGCGGGAGGTGATGGCGCTGGTGATCGCCGGGCGCCCGAACAAGCAGATCGCGAGCGAGCTCGCGACGACGGAGCGGACGGTCAAGTTCCATCGCGCGCACGTCATGGAGAAGATGGAGGCCGACTCGGTCGCGGACCTCGTCCGGATGGCCGGACAGCTCGGCCTCGCGCCGCAGGATTGA
- a CDS encoding response regulator: MTRSDADDQAQGPPGEPPLVAIVDDDASVRNSAGRLIRSFGYRAEVFASGEEFLASPVAAQTGCLLLDVRMPDMDGLEVQRRVTARGLAIPVIFVSGRASDDEERRARSAGAIDFLRKPIARETLLRVLRKAFSRGEGDHDDDV; this comes from the coding sequence ATGACGAGATCCGACGCGGATGACCAGGCGCAAGGCCCGCCGGGTGAACCGCCGCTCGTCGCCATCGTGGACGACGATGCGTCGGTCCGGAACTCGGCAGGCCGCCTGATCCGGTCCTTCGGCTATCGTGCCGAGGTGTTCGCCTCGGGGGAGGAGTTCCTTGCCTCTCCGGTGGCCGCGCAAACGGGGTGCCTCCTGCTCGACGTCCGCATGCCGGACATGGACGGGCTCGAGGTCCAGCGACGCGTCACCGCACGCGGCCTCGCCATCCCCGTCATATTCGTCAGCGGCCGGGCGAGCGACGACGAGGAGCGCCGGGCACGATCCGCGGGAGCGATCGACTTCCTGCGAAAGCCGATCGCCAGAGAGACGTTGTTGCGAGTTCTTCGGAAAGCATTTTCGAGAGGAGAAGGCGACCATGACGACGATGTGTGA
- a CDS encoding VIT1/CCC1 transporter family protein, with protein MARWLENRQEEMEEREELQLIYESKGLTEEADHLSRAVMSDERTALDTLSREELGIDPDQLGGSPWIAAITSFLLFAAGAIVPVVPFVFVTGSRAAVASIAAGGVALFAIGAAISLFTGRGTVWSESRQLLLGFAAAAATYAIGHVIGVAVTV; from the coding sequence ATCGCGCGGTGGCTCGAGAATCGACAGGAAGAGATGGAGGAGCGCGAGGAGCTTCAGCTGATCTACGAATCGAAGGGGCTCACCGAGGAAGCCGATCACCTCTCGCGCGCGGTTATGAGCGACGAGCGAACGGCCCTCGATACGCTCTCGCGAGAGGAGCTCGGCATCGACCCGGACCAGCTCGGTGGCTCGCCGTGGATCGCAGCGATCACGTCGTTCCTGCTCTTTGCCGCCGGCGCGATCGTTCCCGTCGTCCCGTTCGTGTTCGTGACGGGCAGCCGCGCCGCGGTCGCAAGCATCGCGGCAGGCGGCGTCGCACTCTTCGCCATCGGCGCCGCCATCTCACTGTTCACGGGTCGCGGTACCGTGTGGTCGGAATCGCGCCAGCTCCTCCTCGGATTCGCCGCCGCCGCTGCCACCTACGCGATCGGCCATGTCATCGGCGTCGCGGTGACGGTTTAG
- a CDS encoding PAS domain S-box protein — MGERLSPVASPGELPTPASKRTTRAFPRAVSKVLLGLSAFALVTVVCFQLGLNSTPTAFFYLILIVLLSLVSDFIPLAALSILAVASLNYFFVPPRFSFAIENPVDAVELAAFFVTALVITRLVNRSTKAARLLEERARLLDLTHDAVFVRDMDRRIIYWNRGAEELYGWTADEALGQVAHELLHTRLPIPFADVEAELLRNGSWQGDIVHTTRDGKQVVVASRWGVERDESGDPVAFLETTNDITERRRSEEALRRSEDKWRAVFEHNPTMYFMIDPAGAVVSVNPFGAENLGYTVDELVGHPVLNLFLEADREAARRKVAACLEHPGQIMTWELRKVRKDGTMLWVRETAKAMRTAEGELAVLIVCEDITQQKRAEDELRASEGRFRTLVDHATDAFFLADERLATSPGETSWWRVIDVNREACDSLGYTRDELIGMNAIEVTPDLDADSIRKEFPPGGSNILTFETRLRRKDGTSFPVEVRTRRFSEHGHRFSISLVRDVAARNQAEQALREAQAALTHVTRLTTLGEVTASFAHELNQPLAAIVNNANACLGALSTGHQDPDEMRNALGDIVADAERASAVIDRVRALAKRSAPEHVKLRLVDVVNDVLALAAAEAVARHVTIQTNVAEDLPGILGDRVQLQQVLLNLVVNAMDAMGSVDERERLLQIRGRLDTDDGRRAVTICVEDRGTGLQPEELPRLFNAFYTTKPYGMGLGLAISRSIIEAHGGRLWAESNRERGAVFSLRLPAADATAAA, encoded by the coding sequence ATGGGTGAACGACTGTCGCCCGTCGCGTCTCCCGGCGAGTTGCCTACCCCAGCGAGCAAGCGTACGACACGCGCCTTCCCACGGGCCGTGTCAAAAGTCTTGCTCGGACTGAGCGCCTTCGCATTGGTGACCGTCGTCTGCTTCCAGCTCGGGCTCAATTCCACCCCGACCGCCTTCTTCTACTTGATCCTCATCGTGCTCCTGTCCCTCGTGAGCGACTTCATCCCACTCGCCGCACTGTCGATCCTCGCCGTCGCGTCCCTGAACTACTTCTTCGTCCCGCCGCGCTTTTCGTTCGCGATCGAGAATCCAGTGGACGCCGTGGAGCTGGCCGCCTTCTTCGTGACCGCGCTCGTGATCACCCGACTCGTGAACCGATCGACGAAAGCGGCGCGGCTGCTGGAGGAACGGGCACGGCTGCTCGATCTGACGCATGATGCCGTCTTCGTCCGCGACATGGATCGCCGAATCATCTACTGGAACCGCGGCGCGGAGGAGCTGTACGGCTGGACGGCCGACGAGGCGCTCGGGCAGGTCGCGCACGAGCTCCTGCACACCAGACTTCCCATTCCGTTCGCCGATGTCGAGGCAGAGCTGCTGCGCAACGGCTCGTGGCAGGGCGACATCGTCCATACAACGCGCGACGGGAAGCAGGTCGTCGTCGCGAGCCGGTGGGGCGTCGAACGAGACGAGTCGGGCGATCCCGTCGCGTTTCTCGAGACGACGAACGACATCACCGAGCGCAGAAGAAGTGAAGAAGCACTGCGGAGGAGCGAGGACAAGTGGAGGGCAGTCTTCGAGCACAACCCCACGATGTACTTCATGATCGACCCCGCTGGCGCCGTCGTGTCGGTCAACCCGTTCGGCGCGGAGAACCTCGGTTACACCGTCGACGAATTGGTGGGTCATCCCGTGCTGAACCTGTTCCTGGAAGCGGATCGAGAGGCCGCCCGCCGGAAGGTTGCCGCCTGCCTGGAACATCCCGGGCAAATCATGACCTGGGAGCTTCGCAAGGTCCGCAAGGACGGCACGATGCTGTGGGTGCGTGAGACGGCGAAAGCGATGCGAACGGCGGAAGGCGAGCTCGCCGTCCTGATCGTATGTGAGGACATCACCCAGCAGAAGCGCGCGGAGGACGAGCTGCGCGCGAGTGAAGGCCGCTTCCGCACCTTGGTCGATCACGCGACCGACGCGTTCTTCCTGGCCGACGAGCGACTCGCGACGTCGCCCGGCGAGACGAGTTGGTGGAGGGTCATCGACGTGAACCGCGAGGCCTGCGACAGCCTCGGCTACACCCGGGACGAGTTGATCGGGATGAACGCGATCGAGGTGACCCCAGACCTGGACGCGGATTCGATCAGGAAGGAGTTCCCGCCGGGCGGAAGCAATATCCTCACGTTCGAAACGCGCCTGCGCCGAAAAGATGGGACGTCTTTCCCCGTCGAAGTCCGGACGCGTCGGTTCTCGGAGCACGGACATCGGTTCAGCATCTCGCTCGTCCGCGACGTGGCGGCTCGCAATCAGGCGGAGCAGGCGCTCCGGGAGGCTCAGGCGGCGCTGACACACGTGACACGCCTCACGACACTCGGCGAGGTGACTGCCTCCTTCGCCCACGAGCTGAACCAGCCGCTGGCGGCGATCGTCAACAATGCGAACGCGTGTCTCGGCGCGCTATCGACCGGACACCAGGATCCGGACGAGATGCGGAACGCTCTCGGCGACATCGTCGCCGACGCCGAGCGGGCGAGCGCCGTCATCGACCGCGTGCGGGCGCTGGCGAAGCGGTCGGCGCCCGAGCACGTGAAGCTCCGACTCGTCGACGTCGTGAATGACGTCCTCGCGCTCGCCGCGGCAGAGGCGGTCGCCCGCCACGTGACGATTCAAACCAACGTGGCCGAGGATCTCCCCGGCATCCTTGGCGACCGCGTGCAGCTGCAGCAGGTCTTGCTGAACCTCGTCGTGAACGCCATGGATGCGATGGGAAGCGTGGATGAGCGGGAGCGGCTTCTGCAGATTCGCGGGCGTCTGGACACGGACGACGGACGGCGGGCGGTGACGATCTGCGTCGAGGACCGCGGAACTGGCCTGCAACCCGAAGAGCTGCCTCGGCTCTTCAACGCGTTCTACACGACCAAGCCGTACGGCATGGGGCTCGGGCTGGCGATCAGTCGCTCGATCATCGAGGCCCACGGTGGCCGCCTGTGGGCCGAATCGAACCGCGAGCGGGGCGCGGTCTTCTCCTTGCGACTTCCGGCGGCGGACGCGACTGCCGCGGCGTGA
- a CDS encoding alpha/beta hydrolase, translating to MTAVPSYARRVAPPGGGWQRRLLNFVLRWSVQRMTPAHPDLARLRVKATALDRRFARIDPAVHREAVDCAGVRAEWIEAPGARSERVILYLHGGAFILRFAAIHAAMLGPWCRGLNARALMVDYRLAPEHPFPAAPDDCHAAYRWLLAQGCDPRSIVVAGDSAGGNLALVTLLRIKDAGEPLPACAILLSPVVDFTLCGPSLVENERHDPLFTLGGLLRLRTFYAPPERFLDPAVSPLFGDFRGLRPLLIQAGSTEMLRDEATRAAAKAHASGVPVELELWEGMPHVFQAMPMLPQAGAATESILRFIRRHTGWR from the coding sequence ATGACCGCCGTCCCCTCGTATGCGCGGCGCGTAGCGCCGCCGGGAGGGGGCTGGCAGCGGCGGCTGCTGAACTTCGTGCTGCGCTGGTCGGTGCAGCGGATGACGCCCGCGCACCCCGACCTCGCGCGGCTGCGGGTGAAGGCGACGGCACTCGACCGGCGGTTCGCGCGCATCGACCCTGCCGTCCACCGCGAAGCGGTCGACTGCGCCGGCGTGCGCGCCGAATGGATCGAAGCACCGGGCGCGCGGTCCGAGCGTGTGATCCTGTACCTCCACGGGGGCGCGTTCATCCTGCGCTTTGCGGCGATCCATGCCGCCATGCTGGGGCCGTGGTGCAGGGGCTTGAACGCGCGCGCGCTGATGGTCGACTATCGCCTCGCCCCCGAGCACCCGTTCCCGGCCGCGCCCGACGACTGCCACGCCGCGTACCGCTGGCTGCTCGCGCAAGGGTGCGACCCGCGCAGCATCGTCGTCGCCGGCGACTCGGCCGGGGGAAACCTCGCGCTGGTGACGCTGCTGCGGATCAAGGACGCCGGCGAGCCGCTGCCGGCGTGCGCGATCCTGCTCTCCCCGGTCGTCGACTTCACGCTCTGCGGGCCGAGCCTGGTCGAGAACGAGCGGCACGACCCGCTCTTCACGCTCGGCGGACTCCTGCGGCTGCGCACGTTCTACGCGCCGCCCGAGCGATTCCTCGATCCCGCGGTGTCGCCGCTCTTCGGCGACTTCCGCGGACTGCGACCGCTCCTCATCCAGGCCGGCTCCACGGAGATGCTGCGCGACGAGGCCACGCGCGCCGCGGCGAAGGCGCACGCGAGCGGCGTGCCGGTCGAGCTCGAGCTGTGGGAGGGCATGCCGCACGTTTTCCAGGCGATGCCGATGCTGCCGCAGGCCGGAGCGGCGACCGAGAGCATCCTGCGGTTCATCCGTAGGCACACCGGCTGGCGCTGA
- a CDS encoding EipA family protein encodes MKGFVAVAVLGLILTTAQAENKAPNATLKLSAGSVAAGVGVKWGSGTLTFDGRDYPITVQGLSVGDVGVKSIEASGKVFNLKKLSDFDGNYTSLGAGLTAAGGGGVAAMKNQNGVTVELVSTTQGVDIGLGAAGVDMTVKR; translated from the coding sequence ATGAAGGGATTCGTAGCCGTTGCCGTGCTGGGGTTGATCCTCACCACCGCGCAGGCAGAGAACAAGGCGCCGAACGCTACGCTCAAGTTGAGCGCCGGGTCCGTGGCCGCGGGCGTGGGCGTGAAATGGGGCAGCGGCACCCTCACCTTCGACGGGAGGGACTACCCAATCACCGTGCAGGGACTCTCTGTGGGTGATGTCGGTGTCAAATCGATCGAGGCATCTGGCAAGGTATTCAACTTGAAGAAGCTGAGCGACTTCGACGGCAACTACACGAGCCTCGGTGCCGGACTGACGGCGGCGGGAGGAGGCGGCGTCGCCGCGATGAAGAACCAAAACGGGGTGACGGTGGAGCTCGTCTCGACCACCCAGGGCGTCGATATCGGACTCGGCGCCGCCGGCGTCGACATGACGGTCAAGCGGTGA
- a CDS encoding ATP-binding protein, with translation MRFNDLGAFCRASRRGAGRRGRASRERPPVRHHGVGIAVPPCLGGRKATRVPAGWFRSIARGHRRAEAGRCPRRETQTDAVGGSARLPTCRQLSGQSRQVLGGRRVACPCAESRGEREVVIGPHPPVPGTETNDRFQTVFRRFVGVFARPDHSLVLSLDDLQWLDAATLELLAT, from the coding sequence GTGCGCTTCAACGACCTCGGCGCTTTCTGCCGTGCCAGTCGACGTGGCGCGGGTCGAAGAGGCCGAGCTTCACGGGAACGTCCGCCGGTTCGACATCACGGTGTGGGCATCGCCGTACCTCCGTGCCTTGGTGGGCGAAAAGCAACGCGCGTGCCGGCAGGCTGGTTCCGCAGCATCGCGCGTGGGCACCGTCGGGCCGAGGCTGGGAGGTGTCCTCGCCGTGAGACGCAGACGGACGCTGTCGGCGGATCGGCTCGCCTGCCGACATGTCGACAGCTCAGCGGTCAGTCACGGCAGGTACTCGGGGGGCGGAGAGTGGCGTGTCCGTGCGCCGAGTCGAGAGGCGAGCGCGAGGTCGTGATCGGACCGCACCCGCCGGTGCCCGGAACTGAGACGAACGATCGATTCCAAACCGTCTTCCGGCGCTTCGTCGGTGTGTTCGCGCGTCCCGACCATTCGCTCGTCCTGTCTCTCGACGACCTGCAATGGCTCGACGCGGCGACCTTGGAACTGCTCGCAACCTGA